The Brassica oleracea var. oleracea cultivar TO1000 chromosome C6, BOL, whole genome shotgun sequence genome includes a region encoding these proteins:
- the LOC106298765 gene encoding pentatricopeptide repeat-containing protein At1g43980, mitochondrial — protein MFLQHRRAHGLCMPSSFYFSRLVDRSLLSKCPTLARIVHAQLVKVGLIDNTFWGNRCLQLYFKSSSVIYALQLFEAIPEKNTISWNVCLKGLLENDYLNRALYMFDEMPERDVVSWNTMISGFASFGSPRNAMRTFLDMQRYVIRPTEFTISTLATLVTCVRHGEQIHGNVICSGVSLSNPVVWNSLMDMYRRLGVFDYALSVFLTMEGRDVISWNSLILCCSDSGNKEVALDQFRVMREMGYQPDEYTFSTVVSICSDLQDLCKGEQALALCIKMGSLSNTVVSGAAIDMFSKCNRLEDSVKLFRQLEKRDSVLCNSLIACYSWHGFGEEALKLFILAMRQRVKPDKFTFSSVLSSLNVVMVDHGAQVHSLAVKLGFDLDTPVATSLMEMYFKTGLVDSAMRVFVTTDEKDLFFWNTVIMGLARNGRADESLAIFRHLLMHRGLKPDKVTLMGVLVACCYANFVNQGIQIFSSMKKVHGVDPENEHYACVVELLCRVGMINEANDIAEKMPFEPSSHIWEPILYASIDLGDTRLAERLAERMLESEPKSSFPYLVLIKLYEMTWRWENSVRIRYALDKQKLKCTQGSSKIGIKHSVYCFEANQLQIHGGHDTWATLELLSWDSDDQRSAEHFV, from the coding sequence ATGTTCTTACAGCACCGACGAGCTCATGGACTTTGCATGCCGTCCTCTTTCTACTTTTCGCGTCTCGTAGACCGTTCTCTGCTCTCAAAATGTCCGACTTTAGCGAGAATCGTCCATGCCCAACTCGTCAAAGTTGGACTGATAGACAATACTTTCTGGGGAAATCGCTGTCTTCAGCTCTACTTCAAATCCAGCTCCGTCATCTATGCTTTGCAATTGTTTGAGGCTATTCCCGAAAAGAACACCATATCATGGAACGTCTGCTTAAAGGGTTTGTTAGAAAACGATTATCTCAATCGCGCACTCTACATGTTCGACGAAATGCCTGAACGGGATGTTGTCAGCTGGAACACAATGATTTCAGGGTTTGCCTCTTTTGGGTCTCCGAGAAATGCGATGAGGACATTCTTGGATATGCAGAGATATGTTATTAGGCCAACGGAGTTCACGATTTCCACTCTAGCTACACTGGTTACTTGTGTACGCCATGGGGAACAAATTCATGGTAATGTTATTTGCAGCGGTGTAAGTTTGTCCAATCCGGTGGTGTGGAATTCTCTTATGGATATGTATAGAAGGCTAGGAGTTTTTGATTATGCTTTATCCGTGTTTCTAACAATGGAGGGTAGGGATGTTATCTCGTGGAACTCTTTGATCTTGTGTTGTTCTGATTCTGGAAACAAAGAAGTAGCTTTGGATCAGTTTCGAGTAATGAGAGAAATGGGGTATCAACCTGACGAATACACATTCTCGACAGTTGTATCTATTTGCTCGGATTTACAAGACTTGTGCAAGGGTGAGCAGGCTCTAGCTCTTTGCATCAAGATGGGGTCTCTTTCTAACACCGTTGTTTCAGGAGCTGCGATTGACATGTTTTCCAAATGCAACAGATTGGAGGATTCGGTTAAGCTTTTTCGACAGTTGGAGAAACGGGACTCGGTGTTGTGCAACTCCTTGATTGCTTGCTATTCGTGGCATGGTTTTGGAGAAGAGGCTCTTAAGCTTTTTATTCTCGCTATGAGGCAGAGAGTTAAGCCGGATAAGTTCACTTTCAGTAGCGTTTTGAGCTCACTGAATGTCGTGATGGTAGATCACGGAGCTCAAGTTCATTCTTTGGCTGTCAAGTTAGGGTTTGATCTGGACACACCTGTGGCTACCTCACTCATGGAGATGTACTTCAAAACCGGGTTGGTTGATTCAGCAATGCGAGTGTTTGTAACAACTGATGAAAAAGATTTGTTCTTTTGGAACACAGTGATAATGGGTTTGGCAAGAAACGGCAGAGCGGATGAGTCCCTTGCCATTTTCCGTCACTTGTTGATGCACCGTGGACTGAAACCGGACAAAGTGACTTTAATGGGTGTCCTGGTAGCTTGTTGTTATGCTAACTTTGTTAACCAAGGGATTCAGATATTCTCTTCGATGAAAAAGGTTCATGGAGTTGATCCCGAGAATGAGCATTACGCCTGTGTAGTTGAATTGCTGTGCAGGGTTGGTATGATCAATGAAGCAAATGACATCGCTGAGAAGATGCCTTTTGAACCAAGCTCTCATATTTGGGAACCTATTCTCTATGCATCCATTGATCTTGGAGACACAAGACTCGCTGAGAGATTAGCAGAAAGAATGTTAGAATCTGAACCAAAGTCATCGTTTCCTTATCTTGTTCTCATTAAGTTATACGAGATGACTTGGCGCTGGGAGAACTCGGTGAGAATAAGATACGCCCTGGATAAACAAAAGCTGAAATGCACTCAGGGATCAAGCAAGATCGGTATAAAGCACAGTGTATACTGCTTTGAGGCTAACCAGTTGCAGATTCATGGAGGTCATGATACTTGGGCAACCTTGGAATTACTGTCTTGGGACTCTGATGATCAGAGGTCTGCAGAACATTTTGTCTAA